The genome window ATTTACTTGCTTGCAACAAGCAATATTAGTAAAATGGTGATTATCGAGTGTTATGTTATTTCGAGTTATATTCTATAACTAACTGTAATTATTAATTATGTCACAAACTGTTGAACGAAAATCTAACTCTGAACGCACGGATCTTTCAGATGCGATGATGCTGGAATCTGCGATCAGACTGATCGTAGAGAAAGGCAGCGACAAGACCACCCTCAAAGAAGTGGGTGAATTGGCCGGTTACAGTCGTGGCCTGGCGGGCTACCGTTTTGGTTCAAAGGCCGGATTATTCGAATTTATTGTGCGTTCGGTCGGTGAGCAATGGGTGGCCCGATTGTCTAAAGCCACCAAAGGTAAATCCGGTCTGGACGCGATTGCTTCGGCCCTGGATGAGCATGCCACCATGTGTCTGGAAGCCAGTGACAAAATACGAGCTTTCTATATTCTGTGGTTTGAATCCATCGGCGTGCAATCCAA of Gammaproteobacteria bacterium contains these proteins:
- a CDS encoding TetR/AcrR family transcriptional regulator; the protein is MSQTVERKSNSERTDLSDAMMLESAIRLIVEKGSDKTTLKEVGELAGYSRGLAGYRFGSKAGLFEFIVRSVGEQWVARLSKATKGKSGLDAIASALDEHATMCLEASDKIRAFYILWFESIGVQSKVKVVIHSIHERRRQDVVSWLKDSDLDESVSAQDIAGQFNASVLGIAYHWLANPQDHAGLLKLHQNLKHSMSHYFT